In a single window of the Zea mays cultivar B73 chromosome 5, Zm-B73-REFERENCE-NAM-5.0, whole genome shotgun sequence genome:
- the LOC103626671 gene encoding uncharacterized protein isoform X2 → MKMDDVQEIEQRSQPQIFWTQEMSACALKYLAQLVADGIRVDKGFKSSHYNQCAKVVKERFQVQVSGSQVTNHLKTWGTRWSNICNYKKISSAHFDEQTGTILLDEKNYLERVQKKPSEAKFFNKPLENYHYMAVIFGNQQATRLFAKCTGDPLGFDTSESADTYGVGYSGDLAGHESNNASPTRDSGESLNPSGQVRDGGGSSTRSGARRKRGRMMLEDEDPLICTVTEAFKTLSDAIKQSAPQPRPVIPPNLWTVMKEIPVFQREHIAHYYGYLCENPVLAYAFLEMGLDDQMV, encoded by the exons AT GAAGATGGATGATGTCCAAGAAATTGAACAAAGGTCCCAACCACAAATTTTCTGGACACAAGAAATGTCTGCATGTGCTTTGAAATACTTGGCCCAGTTGGTTGCTGATGGAATTCGAGTAGACAAAGGTTTCAAAAGCTCGCACTATAATCAATGTGCTAAAGTGGTAAAGGAAAGATTTCAGGTTCAAGTTTCTGGTTCTCAAGTTACCAATCATCTTAAGACATGGGGAACTCGCTGGTCAAACATCTGCAATTATAAGAAGATTAGCTCAGCCCATTTTGATGAGCAAACTGGAACAATATTACTTGATGAGAAGAACTACTTGGAACGGGTGCAG AAAAAACCATCTGAAGCTAAATTTTTCAACAAGCCACTTGAGAACTACCATTACATGGCTGTCATATTTGGGAATCAGCAAGCAACTAGACTGTTTGCAAAATGCACCGGTGATCCCCTAGGTTTCGACACATCTGAAAGTGCAGATACATATGGTGTGGGTTATTCTGGAGACTTGGCTGGTCATGAGAGTAACAATGCAAGTCCGACTCGTGATAGTGGAGAATCATTGAACCCAAGTGGTCAAGTTCGTGATGGTGGAGGCTCATCTACTCGAAGTGGTGCAAGAAGGAAGAGAGGGCGCATGATGTTGGAAGATGAGGATCCATTGATATGCACTGTCACTGAAGCTTTTAAGACTCTTTCAGATGCAATCAAGCAGTCAGCACCACAACCACGTCCGGTAATCCCACCCAACCTATGGACTGTGATGAAAGAAATTCCTGTCTTTCAAAGAGAGCATATAGCACACTATTATGGCTACTTGTGTGAGAATCCAGTCCTTGCTTATGCCTTTCTAGAGATGGGACTAGATGATCAGATGGTATGA
- the LOC103626671 gene encoding uncharacterized protein isoform X1, translating to MDDVQEIEQRSQPQIFWTQEMSACALKYLAQLVADGIRVDKGFKSSHYNQCAKVVKERFQVQVSGSQVTNHLKTWGTRWSNICNYKKISSAHFDEQTGTILLDEKNYLERVQKKPSEAKFFNKPLENYHYMAVIFGNQQATRLFAKCTGDPLGFDTSESADTYGVGYSGDLAGHESNNASPTRDSGESLNPSGQVRDGGGSSTRSGARRKRGRMMLEDEDPLICTVTEAFKTLSDAIKQSAPQPRPVIPPNLWTVMKEIPVFQREHIAHYYGYLCENPVLAYAFLEMGLDDQMV from the exons ATGGATGATGTCCAAGAAATTGAACAAAGGTCCCAACCACAAATTTTCTGGACACAAGAAATGTCTGCATGTGCTTTGAAATACTTGGCCCAGTTGGTTGCTGATGGAATTCGAGTAGACAAAGGTTTCAAAAGCTCGCACTATAATCAATGTGCTAAAGTGGTAAAGGAAAGATTTCAGGTTCAAGTTTCTGGTTCTCAAGTTACCAATCATCTTAAGACATGGGGAACTCGCTGGTCAAACATCTGCAATTATAAGAAGATTAGCTCAGCCCATTTTGATGAGCAAACTGGAACAATATTACTTGATGAGAAGAACTACTTGGAACGGGTGCAG AAAAAACCATCTGAAGCTAAATTTTTCAACAAGCCACTTGAGAACTACCATTACATGGCTGTCATATTTGGGAATCAGCAAGCAACTAGACTGTTTGCAAAATGCACCGGTGATCCCCTAGGTTTCGACACATCTGAAAGTGCAGATACATATGGTGTGGGTTATTCTGGAGACTTGGCTGGTCATGAGAGTAACAATGCAAGTCCGACTCGTGATAGTGGAGAATCATTGAACCCAAGTGGTCAAGTTCGTGATGGTGGAGGCTCATCTACTCGAAGTGGTGCAAGAAGGAAGAGAGGGCGCATGATGTTGGAAGATGAGGATCCATTGATATGCACTGTCACTGAAGCTTTTAAGACTCTTTCAGATGCAATCAAGCAGTCAGCACCACAACCACGTCCGGTAATCCCACCCAACCTATGGACTGTGATGAAAGAAATTCCTGTCTTTCAAAGAGAGCATATAGCACACTATTATGGCTACTTGTGTGAGAATCCAGTCCTTGCTTATGCCTTTCTAGAGATGGGACTAGATGATCAGATGGTATGA
- the LOC103626671 gene encoding uncharacterized protein isoform X3 — MAVIFGNQQATRLFAKCTGDPLGFDTSESADTYGVGYSGDLAGHESNNASPTRDSGESLNPSGQVRDGGGSSTRSGARRKRGRMMLEDEDPLICTVTEAFKTLSDAIKQSAPQPRPVIPPNLWTVMKEIPVFQREHIAHYYGYLCENPVLAYAFLEMGLDDQMV; from the coding sequence ATGGCTGTCATATTTGGGAATCAGCAAGCAACTAGACTGTTTGCAAAATGCACCGGTGATCCCCTAGGTTTCGACACATCTGAAAGTGCAGATACATATGGTGTGGGTTATTCTGGAGACTTGGCTGGTCATGAGAGTAACAATGCAAGTCCGACTCGTGATAGTGGAGAATCATTGAACCCAAGTGGTCAAGTTCGTGATGGTGGAGGCTCATCTACTCGAAGTGGTGCAAGAAGGAAGAGAGGGCGCATGATGTTGGAAGATGAGGATCCATTGATATGCACTGTCACTGAAGCTTTTAAGACTCTTTCAGATGCAATCAAGCAGTCAGCACCACAACCACGTCCGGTAATCCCACCCAACCTATGGACTGTGATGAAAGAAATTCCTGTCTTTCAAAGAGAGCATATAGCACACTATTATGGCTACTTGTGTGAGAATCCAGTCCTTGCTTATGCCTTTCTAGAGATGGGACTAGATGATCAGATGGTATGA